A window of Shumkonia mesophila genomic DNA:
AGCGACGGGTCCTGCTTCGCCATATCAGTGCCCAGCAGCGCTTTCACCGGCGCGAAGGTTACGCCGTTGCAGGCCGCCAGGATGCGCCCCCCCATGGCGGATTCGGAGAAGTCGCCGACCGTTACTTGGCCTGCCTCGACCGCCCGGCGGAAACTCGGTGCCAGCCCGTGCCAGAATAACCCCACGTACACGCTTTCCACGCGCGCCAGTAACCCGGCGGCCGCCAGCATGTCGACCGACAGTCCTGTCGAGAACGCATAGAACGACAGATTGCCAATCGACTGTCGAATGATCTCTCGCACGATGGCAACCGGCTGGCGGCGCTCTATGCTGCCGCCAATGGCGATTCGGCTACCGCTTGGGATACGTCGCACCGCTTCGGAAAGGCTGGTAAGCTTCTCTTTCATAGCTTCTCTTTCATGTGAAGGGGCCCAATCCCAGGCTGCGGCCCACTCAGGAAGGTCCATTGCAGTAAAATTGACAGGTATATTAAAAAAACGTTTTTATATCGGCAGTCAAGACCACCCATTCCGGCTTCCGGCCTTTCATAACTTTTCCGTCATATGAAGGAGCCCAATTCCGGGCTGCGGCCTACTCAGGAAGGTCCGTCACGGCAAAATTGACAGGTATAATAAAAACGTTTTTTTGCCGACAGTCAAGTCCACTCATTCCGGCTTCTGGACTTTTTTCGGCTTCGCCACCACCGGACCTCCTTGCTTCTTGCCCCGCTCGCGCGGCGCCGGCCCAGTCGATCCCCGCACGATCAGTTCGCTATAGAATATGTGCGCCTGGGCCGCCACGTCGTTGCCCTCGATCATGCGCAGCAGCATCGTTGCGGCTTGCATACCCATCTTGCGCCGGGGCGGCCTTGTGGTCGTCAAGTTGACACCAGAAAAGGCGGCAAACGGAATGTCGTCGTTGCCGACAAGCGAAACGTCTTCCGGAACACGGATGCGCCGTTCCTGTGCAACCTCCATGATGCCAATGGCATTCATATCGTTGCTGGCCAGGATTGCCGTCGGGCGTGGCTGTATGGCGAAGATTGTCGCGGCTGCCACACGGCCCGCCTCGCTGCCGTAGTCGTTGGCGATGGCAAGCGAGCTATCCCTTTCGAGACCATACCGTTGAACCATTTCCCAATAGGCATGCAGCCGTTCCTGCGCCGTGCTTGATTCGGGGGGGCCCTGCACGAAGGCGATGCGGCGGTGGCCAAGATCCACTAGGTGCCGAATCGCTACTTCGACAGAGTGGCGGTTGTCGTTCCCAATATAGGGGTCGGGAAAGTCACTAGAGCGGCGATGCATCAGGACGAACGGAATATCTGCAAGCAATGCGCGGATCTCGGGCGATTGGCAGTATTGAGAAATGAGCACCATGCCATCCACATGGCGGTCGCGAAGTGTCTGCATGAGCTTGATCTGGCGGGTCTGCAGTCCATCCGTGATGCACAGGATTACACTGAAATTCTCGCTCGTCGTGACGTCGTTGATGCCGCGCAGGTGATCGATAACGGAGAGGTTGACTACGTCGGCAACGACCACGCCGATTGCCAGGCTCCGGTTCAGCCTGAGCCCCTGGGCGATCGTAGAGGCGCGATAGCCGAGGCGGTTGGCAGCATCGAGCACCAGCTGGCGCTTCTCCTCCGTGACGTTGCTCTTGTTGGCCAGGGCATTGGAAACCGTGGACAACGCGAGGCCACATTCTTCCGCTACGTCCTTGATCGTCACTCGGCGGCGCTTCTCCACACTCAAACTCCTCATTTCAGGTGGCATTTCGTTTTTTTTCTGAACGAGCCTCCCGCAACTGTAATTGAACGTCAAGGGGCCGATGAAAGAAAAACGTTTTCATGATGTTTGGATGGCGTTATAGTTCATTTGTAAATCTTCTTGACCATGCACGCTTTGGCAGACGCAAAAAGGGAGGCCAAAATGATGTCAAGACTCTTAAACTGTCTGTTATCCGCTGCAGTCGTCACGTGCTGTTCAGCCGCCGCTTATGCTGAGGACATCGAGGTTCTGCACTATTGGACTTCCGGCGGCGAATCCAAGGCAGTCGCTGTCCTGAAGCAGATGATTGAGAAGCAGGGCTATACTTGGAAGGATTCCGCCGTTGCCGGCGGCGGCGGCGCCAACGCGATGACCGTGCTGAAATCGCGCGTAGTGGCGGGCACTCCGCCCGCCGCAGTACAGATGCGTGGGCCGGTGGTGCAGGAATGGGCGAGGATGGGCGTGCTCGCTCCCATAGACGCTGTCACCGGCAATTGGGCCAAGGAACTGGCGCCGGACGTCAACGCCGCGTTGATGGAGGGCGGCCACTATTACGCGGCGCCGCACTGGATCCACCGCACCAACTGGCTGTGGATCAACAAGATAGCCCTCGACAAGGTTGGCGGCAGTCCGCCAACCAACTGGGACGAGTTCTTCGCGCTCGCCGACAGGCTAAAGGCTGCCGGATATGTCGCCATCGCGCATGGTGAGACCCCCTACGAGGACGGCTACCTGTTCCAGAACACCGTGCTGTCGATGGGGGCCGACTTCTTCCGGAAGGCCATCCTGGAGCACGACCAGGCGACGCTGACCTCTCCCACGATGGTCCGGGTCTTTGACATCCTGCGGAAGATGCAAGATTATTTCGACAGCGGGCAGACGGGCCGCGCGTGGAATATGTCGGTCCGCATGCTGATCACGGACAAGGCCGGCATGTTCTTCATGGGAGACTGGGCGAAGGGAGAATTCTCGGCCGCCAACAAGAAACCGAACCAGGACTATGTCTGCGCCAATGTTCCCGGAACGGCCGGTTACTTCGCCTACATCGTCGACGGCTTTGTGTTCTTCCGCCAGAACGGCGGTGATGCCACCAAGGGCCAGCTCGCCATGGCGGCAGACATCCTCAACCCGGCCTATCAGAAGGTCGCTGCGGCCTATAAGGGCGCCATCCCGGCCAATATCACGGTACCGGTCGACGGCTTCGACGCCTGCGCTCAGAAGTCCGCTGCGGACCTGAAGGCAGCGTCGAGCAGCAACACCCTCGTGGCGTCCATGAACCAGGGTGTCGACGAGGCGCGGCTCGGTGCCATTATCGAGGTCGTCAACAAATTCATGAACTCGGATCAGGACTCCGAAAGCGCAGTCAAGGCCCTGGCCGCTGCGTCCAAGGCTATGTAGGACCAGCGGGGTCCCTGACATGTCATTGCCCAAACAAAGTGCCGGCGCGTCGGATAGTTACTCCGGCGCGCCGGCCGGGGTCTCTCCGCCGCGAGAGGCCGGCGTACTGTGTCGTCGGCGATCGGGGTTGGCGATCTGGGCCGACCGTTGGCTGCCCGTGATTGTTCTTTCGCCGAGCGTCATGATCAGCTTCGTGTTCGTCTATGTTTTCGTCCTGATCACCGCCTATCTGTCGTTCACGCCATCGACCCTCATGCCCGTTTACCGCTTCGTCGGGCTGGCGCGCTATCGGGAGCTGTTCGCTAATCCGACATGGTGGGACGCGGTGCACAACCTCGCTTGGTTTGGCGTATTGTTCGTCCTCGGCTGCACCGTGTTTGGTCTGCTGCTCGCGATTCTCATGGACCAGCGGATCCGGGCCGAAGGCGCCTTCCGCTCGATCTATCTCTATCCCCTCGCCCTGTCCC
This region includes:
- a CDS encoding ABC transporter substrate-binding protein, with protein sequence MMSRLLNCLLSAAVVTCCSAAAYAEDIEVLHYWTSGGESKAVAVLKQMIEKQGYTWKDSAVAGGGGANAMTVLKSRVVAGTPPAAVQMRGPVVQEWARMGVLAPIDAVTGNWAKELAPDVNAALMEGGHYYAAPHWIHRTNWLWINKIALDKVGGSPPTNWDEFFALADRLKAAGYVAIAHGETPYEDGYLFQNTVLSMGADFFRKAILEHDQATLTSPTMVRVFDILRKMQDYFDSGQTGRAWNMSVRMLITDKAGMFFMGDWAKGEFSAANKKPNQDYVCANVPGTAGYFAYIVDGFVFFRQNGGDATKGQLAMAADILNPAYQKVAAAYKGAIPANITVPVDGFDACAQKSAADLKAASSSNTLVASMNQGVDEARLGAIIEVVNKFMNSDQDSESAVKALAAASKAM
- a CDS encoding LacI family DNA-binding transcriptional regulator, whose protein sequence is MTIKDVAEECGLALSTVSNALANKSNVTEEKRQLVLDAANRLGYRASTIAQGLRLNRSLAIGVVVADVVNLSVIDHLRGINDVTTSENFSVILCITDGLQTRQIKLMQTLRDRHVDGMVLISQYCQSPEIRALLADIPFVLMHRRSSDFPDPYIGNDNRHSVEVAIRHLVDLGHRRIAFVQGPPESSTAQERLHAYWEMVQRYGLERDSSLAIANDYGSEAGRVAAATIFAIQPRPTAILASNDMNAIGIMEVAQERRIRVPEDVSLVGNDDIPFAAFSGVNLTTTRPPRRKMGMQAATMLLRMIEGNDVAAQAHIFYSELIVRGSTGPAPRERGKKQGGPVVAKPKKVQKPE